The Aspergillus oryzae RIB40 DNA, chromosome 5 genome segment TTCGCAACTAACATAAACTAGACATTATGTCCGAACTCGACGAAGTTGATAGAGAAGAGTTCTACCGACTTAAGAAGGTATCAAATAAGAAGCAGCGCGATATTGCCGCCGCAGACGCCGAGATGGAGGCCCGCCGGGCAGCCGcccaagagaaggagggccaAAAGGCATTGGaaccagaaaaggaagcacCTGACGCCCCCGATGTCCTcggagagcaagaagatgcagatgtCATTTTCTAGTTTTattcccctttcttttcatttacTTCCTCTGTCCCTGTATCTACTATACTTTCTAGCATGTAGCTgtcattggtatcattcATTTGCTATTTTCACCTTCCTGTATCTCACTTGTTACAATGCCAATCTCCACAGAGAAAAGACAcgaaaaataagaataaaagcCCATGAGGGGAAGCACAAGCTCTGTATCGAATTCCAATCAATATAATAAAACAGATAAACCCCGCCCCAACGCCAGAACAAGTTGCTCACAATTGCCCGAACTACATCCGCGCAGCTTATTGTCTCTGGTAAGTAACCCGAATCGGCTTGCCACTCTCCCCCATAGGCATCCCCGAGGTAGCCTCCTTGGCACTGATAGCGCCAGACTCGTTCTCGTACTCGACGAACGCAATTCCCTTTCTGCCCGGCACCAATCTGACCTCCTGGAATCCCTCGAAGCGTCCAAAAACAGCAGTAAGACTCTCCTGGTCCGCCGTGTCGGGGAGGTCCCGCAGGAACAGAATCTTGTTGGGAGGGAGATACTCGTCCGGGATGACAGCCGCCGTCGCACCGCTGGTGGGCTTGAGACCAGCTCCCTTGGCGGTTTTGGCCGGACGCGTAGAGTCGGGGGCGCCGGGGGGAcgcttgagcttcttttgaGCTTCGAGAGCCTCGTGAGCTTGTTTGCGCTCTGTTTACCTCATTAGCCTCGAACCAGGCAACAGAAAAACACCCTAATATATCCACAGAAGAACGTAGATAACAAGAcccaaaagagagaaaaaaacgAACCTTTCTCagccaacctcctcctcttaTGAGCCTCCAActcatcctctccacccTCCCTCAAAACTGTCGCATCGCTCCTCGTTTTCGCGAAATCCAGCACCATCGGCTTATCAAAGAGCTCGAACCCATTAATCTCATCAATGGCATTCGAAGCCGACTCAACACTATCGAAGACGATAAACGCCTGGCCCTTGGCCTTCAGGTTAGTCTTCGCGACGATGTCGATGACGTTGCCATATTCCGAGAAGATTTCTTCAAGCGCTTCTTTCAGCTGGTCGACTTTGACTCGTTCTTCGAGGTTGCGGACCTGGGCGGGAGCTGGGTGTTAGTGGGTGGGCACTTGGTATTTAGCTGGAGGGTGTGATGGGTGGGATTGTACATAGACTCTGTGGTTGTTGGGTTAGTATTCTCTGCTTATTGGGGGTTTAAATGGGAGAGAGAAGCTTGGGGCTTACGTGGAGTTGGGGGGAATGCTGTTTGCAGGCGCAGTCATTGACGCCATGTTTGCGACTGTAGAGCTCGTCGAGCTGGTGTTGTAATTGCGATTAATCGGGTTGCGGAACTCTGAAGATGGAGTATTCGGCTTGGAGCAAAAGCTCCAGTATGATTTATTGAAAATGCTGCTGTTCTTCTCATAAgaagcatcattggtctagtggtagaattcatcgttgccatcgatgaggcccgtgttcgattcacggatgatgcactgctttctttttttgttcgtttTTCTTGTTACGCGGCACAAGTCAGCTATCGTCTTGTTCTTTGCTTCGCTTTCTTAAAAATAGATGTACAGGCTGCCTAGTTTTATAGCATCATTTCACATATTCTTCGATGACAAGTATCTGATCTATAAGGCGACATGGTCTATTTACAAGTCAACTCCTTCctcacatcttcaacctgACTTTTCAGTTCCTTGGGCTGTCTTGTCCAGTCTTCAGCCTTCACCGACTCTAACATAGTCTCCATAAACAGGTATTCTGCAACAGCATTTCGAACCTATATGCCCGTTAACGCAACATTCCATCTCTGCTAAGTTGAACAGACGTACCCGTGGAAAAGGATGCAGAAGCATTGAGGTCATCTTTTTCAACACATCCGCTCGTAGTGGCTCCAGCCTTGACAAGGGCGCATACACTTTGATTGCAGCTTCCAATCTCGCTATGTTGGACGACTTGAAATGTGCCTTCTGGACAAGAATAAACAATTTCCTATAGCTTTGGACTGTGAGAAGTTATCTCAATTCGGCGGATTGAGAAGAACTAACCTTGACTCTGAAGGTTGGGGGATGGAGCTGACATAGCTATCTAgcaagaaagccaaaaactCCAGCACCGGGATAGCGTAGCGGTCATCTTGCAGGTTATCGCTCAGTGCAACCATGAGATCTTTGATAATGGAGGTCACTATGTCTTGCCGCTGTTCAGCCTCATACTTATTGATACGCTGCACCAGAGCCAAACGGCTTGAGCGAACGAGTCCCTCTGCCCCAGCAACTGCGGAAGTCGCAATTCCTTGGAATAATGGCAGGCGCAGCCAGTCGATGGCTTGCAACTCAAAGAGTTGAAGGAAGTAGTCAGGCAGGGATACGTGACTGAAATGTTCATATTGTCTGATATAGTCAGCGATGAATCTGAGATATTCGTGTGATATACACCCACCTCTGTAAGGGTGGAAAATCGTCGGTTGACTTCCAGAAGCCCTGCAAGCAAATCCAAGCTTGAAGGCGGACTTTGTCTAGCTTCTCTGCTGCAAGTCGACATAAACAACCGACAATACTCTGGACTCGGGGGTTGCGAGTTGCAGAACCGGATTCTTTTTGGAGGACTACCGTGGCAGCTTGGATTGCCTCCAGTCTTATCAATGACCCAATATCTCCTCGTCTATCTGTCGTGTAATCATTCAAGAACTCGATAAGATGGTTTGAGATAGCATCCGTTGTATCTGCAACATGGTCAGCGTCGTTCACTGTGCATTAGGATTCACGTACCAATATGCGGCAGAACGCCATTGGCCAAACTCTTTACAGCTACTACTCGCTTCTCAATCaattcttcttttccggcACACTGTAACAGTTCCTTGATGATTGACTGCCTTAGGTCGTCTTCAGGTCTCACTTGCTTGAATATAGCACCAAGGACTGAGATCTGGCCGCGGCCAGTCGGTAACTTCCAAGTAGAATGAATGTATGAGAACCAGCCATTTATCGTCTCCTCTTGTTTCGATGACGGTAGAAGAGGGAACAACTCCGATATAGCATCTGAAGAAGTTTCTATCACAATGTCTTCGCTTCGAGAAATGCAGAGTAAGAGGGTTTCTCGGGCTTTATCAAGCAGATTAATTTGTGGCTGAGAATGAGGGGAATTTTTGGTTAAAGAAGCCGTTCTAGAGAGTGAGTACACCAGACATGATGATGCTTCAGCACTTAATTCCGGACGTCGAACTTGGAGCGTCAAGTCCTCTTTTGTGGGGCCAAGCGGGGAATTGAAAATATCCCAAAGTTGCTGTATTTGCGCGGTTACCTCCAAGGCCTCGCAGGAGTCTTTGTTCTCACTTGGTGTTTCTTGATAAGAATTAAATGCGTTTACTGTGGCTGCGAGGGCCAAGAAACACCCATGTCTCGTTTCAATATCACCTCGAGGGAGGCTGGAGAGTTTCTTGAGCAGTCGCTGAAGGattgtcttcattgtcttgtAGGATTCCTGGGTACTCAGGACCCCTATCGCGTTTGCTGCCTGTCTTCTCGATTCAGCGTCTGGTGAACCGATCCCTCTCCAGTGCATCAATGACTCAACAAGAGGACTCCAGTATTGATGGCTTAAGTCCACCGTAGATTTTGCAACATCAATCATCGCTCGTGAACGACGTGCCACGGCATGGTAATCCACCACCTGTACTAACGGAATACCTTCGACGATTGTGTTAGGATGACGACCAATTAATTCCTgcaaagcagcagaagcaccTCTCCGAATATTGCCCGACGGGTCCACACAAGCGGCACATATCAACTCGGTAGCCAGCATCTGTAATATGCTGGACTCCTTCTGGCTCGTAGATGTACTTATTGTCTGTGCGTCCAGTGCGAGCAGCTCCTGGGTTGTGTACTTCCGAGATAGAGCCCATATACCGAAACATGAAGCATCTCGCACGCCAGTGCCGACAGAGCTTCCAGTCGAGGATCTCTGCTCGAAGTCGAGTCCAGAAACGAGTGGTTGCAGTATATTAAGAAGTTGGTTAGTCGGAGGAGCACGGCGAAACAGCAAATGACCCAATGTTAGTATGAGACCCTGCCATCTTTGAGCATCAACCGCGCTCAGATTTCTTTTGGTATTGTTCATTCCAATCCTGCGTGCTTCAAACGGCGTTATTATGGTGCCGTCACTGTTTTCATAGAGAATGTTCTCCTCCAATGAACCAGTAACTGCCTCTATAACCTCGGTACCCATATCCAGATCTAGCTTCAAAGTAATGATACTGATTGCTTTACTCGCAGCGAATCGCACAGG includes the following:
- a CDS encoding U1A/U2B'/SNF family RNA-binding protein (spliceosomal protein snRNP-U1A/U2B), translated to MSAPSPNLQSQAPAQVRNLEERVKVDQLKEALEEIFSEYGNVIDIVAKTNLKAKGQAFIVFDSVESASNAIDEINGFELFDKPMVLDFAKTRSDATVLREGGEDELEAHKRRRLAEKERKQAHEALEAQKKLKRPPGAPDSTRPAKTAKGAGLKPTSGATAAVIPDEYLPPNKILFLRDLPDTADQESLTAVFGRFEGFQEVRLVPGRKGIAFVEYENESGAISAKEATSGMPMGESGKPIRVTYQRQ